The region GCACAATCTTACGCAAACGAAAGCCAAACACATTGATATACAGACCGGCCATAATCAACAACGCGCCGATAAGCTGTAACCCACTCAGTGTTTCATCAAGCAACACGGCCGCACTCGCCACCCCTACCACCGGAACCAACAATGATAACGGTGCGACGCGCCAGGTCTCATAGCGCCCCAGCAGAGAGCCCCAAATGCCGTAACCCACAATCGTTGCCACAAATGCCAGATAGAACAGCGACAAGATGGTCGTCATATCGATGGTGACAAGGCTCTGCCCGATTCGCGTTGGACCATCCAGAATCAACGACGCCAGAAAGAACGGGATAATGGGGATTAATGCGCTCCACACGACCAGCGACATCACCGCCGGGCGTGACGTGTGTTGCATGATTTTCTTGTTGAAGATATTACCGCAGGCCCAGCTTAACGCAGCCGCCAGCGTCAGCATAAAACCGAGCATTCCCACATGCTGTCCGTTCAAACTGGCTTCAATCAGCACCAGAACGCCAAATACCGCCAGCGCGATCCCGACCAGTTGCTTACCCTGCAGACGTTCCCCGAAAGCAAATGCGCCCAACACGATAGTGAAAAACGCCTGCGCCTGTAATACCAGCGACGCCAGCCCGGCAGGCATCCCAACGTTGATGGCGCTGAACAAAAACGCAAACTGACCAAAGCTAATCGTCAGACCATAACCGAGCAGCAATGAGAGAGGAATTTTCGGGCGGGCAACAAAGAAAATCGCCGGAAACGCCACCAGCAGAAAGCGTAACCCCGCTAACATCAACGGCGGCATATTGTGCAAGCCGACTTTGATCACGACGAAATTCAATCCCCATACCACGACGACCAGTAACGCCAACAACCCGTCTTTACGCGACATTCTCCCGCCCCTGCAATTATTAAATTTTTGTAAACAAGTTAAGGTAACGGAAATCGTTGTACCGTAACAGATCATTATTTCAGGTAGGTCTGACAGGGCATTTTCCGACAACTGATTGAGTGTACATCACACTTTTGCCATGCTATTTCTGTTTGATATCTAAAAAAATCATAACAACATCGCACTGTCGGGCAGGAAAATGAATACCACCTTGAGAAGGTCTACCCTCGCTTTACTCGCCTCATCTTTGTTATTAACCATTGGACGCGGCGCCACCCTGCCGTTTATGACCATCTATCTCAATCGTCAGTATGGTCTGAGCGTCGATCTGATCGGTTATGCCATGACAGTCGCACTGACCATTGGTGTCGTCTTCAGCCTTGGGTTTGGTATTCTGGCCGACAAGTTTGATAAAAAACGTTACATGCTGCTGGCCATCTGCGGATTTGCATCCGGTTTTATTGCCATACCACTGGTGCATAACGTGATGGTGGTGGTGTTGCTTTTCGCGCTGATCAACTGCGCCTACTCGGTCTTTGCGACGGTACTGAAAGCCTGGTTTGCTGATAATCTCTCCGCCACCAATAAAACGAAAATCTTCTCGCTTAACTACACGGTACTGAACATTGGCTGGACCGTCGGGCCACCGCTTGGCACGCTGCTGGTGATGCAAAGCATCAACCTGCCATTCTGGCTGGCAGCTGTTTGCTCGGCTTTTCCGTTGGTCTTTATCCAGACCTGGGTTAGACGTTCTGTGGTTCCGGCAGAAGGTCTGAACGCCACGGTGTGGTCGCCCTCGATTCTGTTACGGGATAAGGCATTGTGCTGGTTTACGCTGTCGGCTTTTCTTGCCTCGTTTGTCGGCGGCGCATTTGCCTCCTGCATTTCACAGTACGTCATGGTGGTTGCCGACAGTCGTTTTGCCGAGCAAGTGGTTGCTGTTGTCCTGCCCGTTAACGCGGCGATGGTCGTTACGCTGCAGTATGTGATTGGACGCCGACTCACAACCGCCAATATTCGTCCTCTGATGGCAGGCGGGACACTCTTTTTTGTTCTCGGGCTGGTCGGATTTATCTTCTCTGGCAACAGTTTATTACTGTGGGGTATTTCGGCGGCTTTCTTCACGGTGGGCGAAATCATTTACGCGCCGGGCGAATATATGCTCATCGATAACATTGCACCGGCAGGAATGAAAGCGAGCTATTTCTCCGCACAATCACTGGGTTGGCTGGGTGCGGCGGTCAATCCACTGGCCAGCGGTATTATTTTGACGACACTGCCTTCCTGGTCGCTGTTTGTGGTGCTTATTGTCGCCATCATCCTCGCCTGGGCAATGATGCTAAAAGGTATGCGCGTCAAACCCTGGGATCAGCCTGCCGTCTGCTGATTCCCTTCTGCTACAGAGCCAACACGGCTCTGTAGCAATACTCAGATAGCCACCAGCCCGCGCACGCCCTCCGCTTGCATGTTTTCCCCTAACCCACGTTGAATAATGCTTCCCCGCGACATCAGTAAGTACCGGTCGGCAAGTTGTTCGGCAAAATCATAAAATTGCTCCACCAGCAAAATCGCCATGTCGCCGCGCTGCGCCAGTTGCGAGATAACCACGCCAATCTCTTTAATGACTGAAGGCTGGATCCCCTCGGTAGGTTCATCAAGGATCAACAACTGTGGACGACTCGCCAGCGCCCGCCCAATTGCGAGTTGTTGCTGTTGCCCGCCGGACAAATCGCCGCCCCGCCGGTACTTCATCTCTTTTAACACCGGAAATAGCGTATAGATCTCCTCGGGTACACTCGACGCCTGATGCGCAGGAAAGCGAGACAACCCGAGCAACAGGTTTTCTTCTACTGTCAGACGCGGAAAGATCTCACGCCCCTGCGGCACATAGGCAACGCCCGCCTGTACGCGCTGATGTGGCTTGCGTTGCGTGATATTCTTGCCCTGCCAGATAACACTTCCGGTGCGGGTTGGAATCAGTCCCATCAGGCACTTCAGCAGTGTCGTTTTACCGACACCATTACGCCCGAGCAGGCATGTCACCTCGCCGATACGCGCTTCAAAACTCACACCGCGCAGAATATGGCTTCCACCATAGTATTGATTCAGATCGTTCACCGATAACATCGCCGCTCCTTAACGCCCCAGATAGACATCGATAACCAGCTCATTGGCCTGCACGTCTCGCAGACTGCCCTCGGCCAGAACGCGTCCCTGGTGTAACACGGTGACGTGGTCCGCGATGGTCTCCACAAATCCCATATCGTGTTCAACCACCATCAGAGAGTGTTTCCCGGTCAGGGTCAGAAACAGTTCCGCGGTGTATTCGGTTTCCGCATCCGTCATCCCCGCCGCAGGCTCATCCAGCAGTAACAAATGCGGCTCCTGGACCAACAGCATGCCGATCTCAAGAAACTGTTTTTGTCCGTGGGAAAGCAATCCGGCACACCGATGGCGTTCGCTCCCCAGCCGTAACAGCATCAACATCTCATCGATACGATCCCGCTGCTCGCCCGTAAGACGTGACCGTAATGTCCCCCACACGGACTTATCGTTTTTCATGGCGAGCTCAAGGTTTTCGAACACCGTAAGCGCTTCAAATACGGTGGGTTTCTGGAATTTGCGTCCAATCCCCTGGCGGGCAATTGCGATGGAGTCGAGTGACGTTAAATCGGTACGCTGATCATAAATCGCCCGTCCGCTCTGCGGCTTCGTTTTACCCGTAATGACATCCATTAATGTCGTTTTTCCGGCGCCATTTGGCCCAATAATGCAACGCAATTCCCCGACACCAATATTGAGCGTCAAATCGGTTAACGCCTGGAAACCGTCAAAACTAACGTTAATGTTTTCCAGTTGTAATACCGGGTCAGTTTGGTGACGAAAGCGGTCGCCGGGCATCTGGCGGGTGAACAGCCCTTCATCTGGCAGCATTACTTCTCTCCCTTACGAAACAACCCCATTACGCCACGGGGTAAAAACAGCGTGACGCCAATAAATATCAGGCCAAGAAACAGCTGCCAGTACTCCGGCATAATGACGGTGAACCAACTTTTAGCACCGTTAACCAGTAGCGCGCCAAATACCGGTCCGATTAGCGTGCCGCGCCCACCCAGCGCGACCCAAATCGCCGCTTCAATCGAGTTGGTCGGTGACATTTCACTGGGATTAATAATGCCCACCTGCGGAACATACAACGCGCCTGCCAGCCCACACAGCACAGCGGACAACGTCCACACCAGCAGTTTGAAACCTTTCGGGTCATAACCACAAAACGCCAGCCGGTTTTCAGCGTCACGCACAGCAGTCAAAATGCGACCAAATTTACTGCGAGCCAGCGCAAATCCCAGCCACAGCGCCACAACAAGAAGCATGACTGTCGCCAAAAACAGCCCAATGCGTGTCGATGTTGCACTCACGGGAAACCCGAGAAGGGTCGTAAATCCGGTAAAACCGTTGTTACCACCAAAACCCGTTTCATTGCGGAAAAACAGCAGCATCGCGGCGAAGGTCAGTGCCTGCGTCATGATGGAAAAGTAGACCCCTTTGATTTTTGAGCGAAAGGCAAAATAACCAAAGGCCAGCGCCAGCAGCCCAGGAACGAGGACCACCAGCAACATCGCCCAGAGAAAATGTTGCGTTCCCCACCAGAACCACGGCAGCTCGCTCCAGGAGAGAAAAGACATAAAAGCAGGCAACCCGTCGCCTGCCGCCTGACGCATCAGGTACATCCCCATCGCATAACCGCCCAGCGCGAAGAAAATGCCATGTCCCAGCGAAAGCATGCCGGCGTATCCCCACACCAGATCCAGCGCAACCGCGACAATGGCATAGCAGAGAATTTTGCCGATCAACGTCAGCATCCAGACGGAGACAGCCAGCGGATGGTCTGCCGGTAACAGCGCGAGAAATGGCAGAATTATCAGCGCCAGCAATAAACTGAGCCCCAGCCACCGCGTCACATGCGGCGCTTTACGCGCCAGCGTTAATGTCATTGGCATCGTCATCAGTCAATAACCCTCCCTTTCAGCGCGAACACACCCTGGGGGCGTTTCTGAATAAACAGAATGATTAACACCAGGATCAGGATTTTGCCGAGCACAGCCCCCACCTGGGGTTCAAGGATTTTATTGAAGATCCCAAGACCGAACGCAGCCACCACGCTGCCTGCCAGTTGCCCCACGCCACCCAGCACCACGACCAGAAACGAATCAATAATGTAGCTTTGCCCCAGCTCTGGCCCCACATTGCCCAATTGCGACAACGCCACACCACCAAGACCGGCAATTCCCGAGCCCAGGCCGAACGCCAGCATATCCACCCGTCCGGTGGGAACACCACAACAGGCCGCCATACTGCGGTTTTGTGTCACTGCGCGAACATGCATCCCCAGACGCGTTTTATTCAGCAACAGCCAGGTGAAGAACAACACCAGAATGGCAAAACCAAGTACCACCAGTCGGTTCCACGGCAGGATCAGGTTGGCATAGACCTGAATACCACCGGATAGCCACGCAGGATTTGCTACCTCCAGGTTTTGCGCCCCAAAGGCCATGCGGACCAGTTGGATCAGCATCAGACTGATCCCCCATGTCGCCAGCAGGGTTTCAAGGGGACGCCCGTACAAGTGACGGATGACACCGCGCTCAAGGAGCATTCCTGTGGCTGCGGTAAACATAAACGCGACCGGCAGGGCAACAACCGGATAAAAGGCCAGCCACTGCGGTAAAAACTGACTCATCAGCTGTTGCACCATCCAGGTACAGTAGGCGCCAAGCATCAACATTTCGCCGTGCGCCATATTGATGACGCCAAGTAACCCGTAGGTAATGGCCAGCCCCAACGCCGCCAGCAGCAAAATTGAGCCCAGTGACAGCCCCATAAACGCCTGTCCCAGAAGATCACCGACCTTCATGCGCTGCGCGATGGTATTCAGACTTTCGCTTGCGGCGGCACGTACACGACTATCCGGCTCATGTTCGGTCTGGGTAAAAGGCTGAAGTCGCGCCAGCGTTTCTGGATCGTTTGAATCCGCCAGTCGTTCGACCGCCTGGCGTCTGATCTGTGGCTGCGCACTGTTCAGTTGCAGGTTTGCCAGCACAAGGGCAAGCTGGGACTTCACCTGCGCATCCGGCTCCTGCTCCAGCCTTTGCAGCAGAAACGGCAACATGGCAGGCTGTGCTTCACGCTGTAAAATGTGTACGGCGGCAGTCCTTTCCGTGACGCTGTCACTTAACAGTTGATGTACCGCCAGCGTCCCGGCAACCAGATTACGCAGACGGTTGGTGAAGCGGACTTTTTTTAACTCGCCAGAAGGATGGCTCGCCGCGCCCAGCGGTTGCACTGCAGCCCCGTTCATCGTGAAGGCGTTTTTTGCCGCGTCGGTGAGCACATTTTCGCGCCCCAACGCATTCAATAACGGTAAACGTTGAAGCTCAGGGTTAACGGCCCAGCGCTCCAGTAAAGCGGCCTGTTGCGTACGGCTGGCCGCAGTAAACGTATCGGCATCGGTTGCCTGCGCTATCCACGGCAAAAGCCACGTCAGCAACAACACGCCACGAATAAAGCACATGGCTTTCATGATAGCGTTCTCCAGAACAGCGCCCTCCCGGCGGAGGGCGAGAGATTAATTACTGGCGGTTTTGACAGGCTGCTCAGATTTCTTATCATTCCCGGCGATATACGGACTCCAGGGTTGCGCACGGACAGGCGCATCGGTCTGCCACACGACGTTAAACTGGCCATTCCCCTCTATCTCGCCAATCATTACGGGCTTATGCAGGTGGTGGTTGGTGGCGTCCATGGTCAGCGTAAAGCCGGACGGTGCGACGAAAGATTGCCCTGCCATTGCCGCACGGACTTTATCCACATCGGTGGTTCCCGCTTTTTCTACCGCCTGCGCCCACATATGCAGGCCAACATAAGTTGCCTCCATAGGATCGTTTGTCACGACCGAGTCGGCATTCGGCAGTTTGTGCGCTTTGGCATACGCCCGGTAATCGGCAACAAACTTCTGGTTGGTCGCATTATCAACCGACTCGAAGTAGTTCCAGGCCGCCAGGTTACCCACCAGCGGTTTGGTATCAATTCCGCGCAACTCCTCTTCACCGACAGAAAACGCCACGACAGGCACATCCGTTGCTTTCAGCCCCTGGTTGGCCAGTTCTTTGTAAAACGGAACGTTAGAATCACCATTAATGGTCGAGACCACCGCCGTTTTTCCGCCTGCAGAGAATTTTTTAATACTGGCGACAATCGTCTGGTAATCGCTGTGTCCGAACGGGGTATAAACTTCTTCGATGTCTTTGTCTGCGACTCCCTTAGAATGCAAAAAGGCACGCAAGATTTTGTTGGTTGTGCGGGGATAAACATAATCGGTGCCAAGCAGGAAGAAACGTTTGGCGCTGCCGCCGTCCTCGCTCATCAGATACTCAACGGCCGGGATCGCCTGCTGGTTTGGTGCCGCCCCGGTATAAAAGACATTCGGTGACATCTCTTCACCCTCGTATTGCACGGGGTAGAACAGTAATCCGTTTAACTCTTCAAACACCGGCAGGACTGATTTACGCGAGACCGATGTCCAACAGCCAAAGACCACCGCCACCTTATCCTGACTCAGCAACTGCCGTGCTTTTTCAGCGAACAACGGCCAGTTCGAAGCCGGATCAACAACAACGGGCTCCAGTTTCTTCCCCAGGACACCACCTTTCGCGTTAATTTCATCGATGGTCATTAACGCCACATCTTTAAGAGGGGTTTCAGAAATAGCCATCGTCCCGGATAGCGAATGCATAATCCCAACCTTAATCGTGTCGGCTGCCTGAACGTTAAAACTCAGCCCCATTGCCACAACGGAGGCAGAAAGTGCAAAAGCTTTGAGTAATGTACGACGCTGCATAGTTTCACTCCTGAAATAGACTTGCCGAAAGCTCCGGTCAGCAGGGCTGACAAAAACGGTGCAAATTAAGGTGTTCAGAAGTGATTAGGCAAAAAGGATGCCAGATATTAAAAGGCTATATAAAATCAACCGATTAGAAATCGGACCGCGATATTCAGGACAAAGCAAGGCGCAAAAACAGTGTTACAAGAAAAATTGACCCACAATGAATCATGAATTGCATTATAAACGTGCAACATCCGCTGCCCCGCTTAATCATTCCGGTGCTTTATCACAGGATAAAATCACGTTTTTGCATTTCGATCGAGGTGATTTTCGTCACTATTACGCATTATTCTCGACGCAAAAATGCAAAGCCTTACCTTTCAGACAAAATAATCACACAGTTCAGTCTTTGTTTAAGTTTGAATTGCTACTATAGTGCTTAACGAGGTGAAATTTAATCAAGAGAGGAAACTCACAGAGAAAGGAGCATTTACTATGTTAGGTAACATGAATATTTTTATGGCAGTTCTGGGAATTATTTTGTTTTCCGGTTTTCTGGCCGCCTACTTTAGCCACCGATGGGATGATTGATGAACGACGATAGTCCTGCACCGAACCGGCCCCTTGCTGCATAACCGCACAAGGGGCCATTTTTTTACCCGTCCACTTTCGCTGCTCATTTCCCGAATTACAGGTAAAAAAAACCGCCGGATGAACCAGCGGTAAATGCTTGCATGGATAGATTTGTGTTTTGCTTTATACGTCACCAGGCAATTCCCTGCGAGATAACGGATAGTTAACTACCTTACCATCAACAACCCCAACGAAAGTTAAACGAAACGACACCAGGCCTTAACCGACGACTTCGGCGCTCATGCTCTGACGCGCAGCGTCATTTGATCGTTGGTCTCAATCAGCGTAATTTTCTGCTGCTCATCCATAAACATACAGCGATTTCGACCTGTCTGTTTCCCTTCATACATTGCTCTGTCAGCCCGGCCGATCACCACATCCAACGTTTCTCCCGGCTGCGCACGCGTGATACCCGCAGTTACCGTAATGTTCAGTTCGCCATCCGGGTACGGAATTTTTTTTCGACCAATCAGATGGCAAAGACGCAATCCCGCCCGGCATGCCTGATCATCCGTCTTTGTTCGGATAAGGATAATAAACTCTTCACCACCGTAGCGGTACGCCACCTCATCATGGCGTGTCCATGCTAATAAATTCGATGCCAGATTTCGCAAAACAACATCACCGACCAGATGGCCGTAAGTGTCATTCACATATTTAAAACGATCGATATCCAGCAATAAAATATATAAATTTAGCGGTTCGGCTTCACGCAACTGCTGATCAAAGGATTCATCCAGCATTCTTCTGCCAGGTAACCCCGTTAATATATCGATGTTACTGCGTATATTCAGCAAATAGAGTTTGTAATCCATTACAGATGAGGTGAATTCCAGTAATGCGTCCTGGAAACTATCGAAGTGCCATGCCTGACTGCGATTATCAACGATTGCCGCCAGCAGTTCTTTTCCTAATACATGCATTTTTTCATGTGCTGTATTTATCTTACTCAGGTAGCTCGCATCCTCGTTGCCTTCTACCGGTTGGTGATTGAGCCATTGCCCAAACTGACAGACAAAGTGCGCGTTATCACCCATAATATCCGGCTGAGTAACATCTGACGACACAACGCAGCGGAACATTTTCACTAACCATTTGTAATGGGCATCAACCGACTTATTCAACTCTAACAACACTGCATCTATTTCAGTGGTTTTTCTGATCATCACGATTCCCTTCTCTGTGTGAACATTTCAACGTAGGCTATTTTAACGACAAAAAAGAAAACTTATGTAAATTTATTAATAGTAGTTAATAAGTTAAGAATTATCCCATTGAAGGAGTGATGACATCTTTCGCTTCTGAGAAACCGAATTATAAATATCACATCTCTCCTTTAAGGTAATGGATGACACAAGGTACGATCATCAGGAATATATCGCGTCAGGTATATCCCTGTTTGCCGTTAGTCAGGTCGTTGAACAGATAACAAGACTTTCTTCCGCACTTGCATTTTTATTGTACGAATATGAACCAACGCGCATTTTCCTCTCCTGGCCAGGCATAGTGTATGTACGCTTCCCTGGAGGACATGATCATGAAAAAACTATTAATATGTTGTCTGTTTGGAAACACAGCGAACGCTCTGGCTAAAAAAATGCAGAAAATAGCGAATTCGCAGCAACAGCAAATGATTTTCAGCGCCGTAGGGCTGGATAATTTTGCCAGTGTTGCTCCTGCATTCGACTGTTTTCTGGTGGCGCCACATATCCAGTATAAACTCGATGAGCTTAAGGCCATTGTCGGCGAATCACGCCCCATCGCTGTCATAGAAAGCCTGCCCTATGCATCATTGGATGGAGAAAGCGTATTGAATTTTGTTCTTGCGCATATGCCAGAGATGGTCGAGTAAATTAAGGCTTACCCCACTACCGCAAATCCGCTCAGCTCACGAGCAGGTAAAAAAGCCGGGCATGACACCCGGCTTTGTTTTCTGGCTGAAAAAGACTTACGCGCTTAACCCGCGATGCGCCAGCATCGGTTCCATGCGCGGATCGCGCCCACTCCATTGGCGAAACAGTTCCGCTAAATCAGTGCCATTTCCTCGGGATAGAATAGCCTCGCGGAATTTTTGCCCGTTTTCGCGACTCAATCCCCCTTGCTCGACGAACCATTGATAGCCATCGTCTGCCAGCATTTGTGTCCATAAATAAGCGTAATATCCCGCCGCGTAGCCACCGCCAAAAATATGCGCAAAATAACTGCTACGATAACGCGGTGGAACAGCCTGAAGGTGGAGCCCTTCCGCTGACAGCGCCTGTAGTTCAAACGCATCAACAGACAAAGAGGATTCACTCTGCAAACTGTGCCAACGCATATCCAGTAACGCAGCGCTCAGTAACTCAGTCATGTCATAGCCTTTGTTAAACAGACTGGCTCGTTGCATCTTTTCACGCAGCGCCTGAGGCATGGGTTCACCAGTTTCCACATGCCGCGCGAAACGCGCAAAGACGTGCGGATGACTCGCCCAGTGTTCATTAATCTGCGACGGGAACTCAACGAAATCGCGCGGGGTATTTGTCCCTGACAATGTCGCATACCGTTGTGTGGCAAACAGGCCGTGTAATGTGTGCCCAAACTCATGGAATAAGGTGATGACATCATCCCACAGGAGTAAGGCAGGTTGACCCTTCGCAGGTTTTTGATAGTTACACACGTTGTAAATAACAGGCAGGGTCTCATTAAGCAGCGATTGCTCAACAAAGTTCCCCATCCAGGCCCCGCCGCTTTTTGATTCCCGGGCAAAGAAATCACCGTAGAAAAGCGCCAGTCCTACGCCGTCATGATCGAATATTTCCCATACCCGCACATCCGGGTGATACACAGGAATGTCGAAACGCTCAATAAATTTGATGCCAAACAACTGGTTTGCCGTCCAGAAAACACCGTCATTCAGTACCGTATCCAACGCAAAATAGGGTTTGAGTTGCGCCTCATCAAGGGCATATTTATCGCGACGTACCTGCTCAGCATAAAAAGCCCAATCCCAGGCCTGAGCGGTAAATCCCCCCTGTTCTTCATCAATGACGTGCTGTATTTCAGCCTGTTCATCCAGGACCCGCTGGCGTGCGGCCGGCACGATAGCCCGCATAAAAGTGAGCGCCGCTTCCGGCGTTTTAGCCATCTGGTCGGCAATTTTCCAGGCGGCGTAATCGCTAAATCCCAGTAACGTTGCCTGCTGGGTGCGAATGTTTACCAGTCGATGAATAATGGCGCGGGTATCATTCGCATCGTCTTTTTCAGCCCGTGTCCATGCGCAGGTAAACAGTTTTTCACGGGTTTGACGATCGCGTAATACGGCAAGTGCAGGTTGTTGGGTTGTGTTCAATAGCGGGATAACCCAATGTGCTTGAAGCCCTTTCTCCCTCGCGACATCCGCAGCAACGGCAATCTCCTCTGCGCTGAGTCCTTCCAGCTGTCTGACATCATCCACCACCAACGCACCTGATTTGTTCGCGGCCAACAGCCGTTGATTAAACTGACTGGTCAGGGTCGCGGACTCAGTGTTGAGCGCTTTCAGGCGCGCTTTATCCGCCTCATTAAGGCGTGCGCCTGAAAGGACAAAACGCTGGTGGATAACCTCCAACAGACGTAATGATTCGCCATCCAGACCCAGCGCGTTACGTCGTTGCCAGACGTCATCAACACGCGCAAAAAGCGCACTGTTGAGATAGATATCATTCGATAAGGCCGCCAGTTCAGCGGAGAACGCCTCATCCAGTTGCTGTAAGACATCATTGGTATGCGCCGCCGTCATCGCAAAAAATACGCTGGTGACGCGCGTTAACATTGCCCCACTTTGTTCCAGGGCCAACAAGGTATTGGCAAAATCAGGGGCTTGCGGATTTTGCACAATCGCGTCTATTTCGGCGCGTTTTTGCCGCACAGCCTCATCAAATGCGGGACGGTAATGCTCCTCTTTAATTTGATCAAATGGCGGAGCCTGATAAGGCAACGTGCTGTGGCGCCAGAAAGGATTCGTTAATGACATCTTTCACTCCTGAAAACGATTTGTTTCTTAGAGTAGGCCTCCCGGAAATCGACCGCAATCTCATTAAGCAGGATTACCCCTGAACAGGCATGACGTGCTATGGTAGTACGACGTAAAAAGCGTTGAGGAACAGTGAGATGATCGTTTTAGTGACCGGAGCAACCGCAGGTTTTGGTGAATGCATTACGCGTCGTTTTATTGAGAATGGGCATAAAGTTATTGCCACCGGACGCCGTCAGGAGCGCCTGCAGGAACTGAAAGATGAGTTGGGCGACCGTGTTTATACCGCGCAACTTGACGTACGTAACCGCGCGTCTATTGAAGAGATGCTCGCGGCTTTACCCGCTGAATGGCGAAATATTGATGTTCTTGTCAATAACGCCGGTCTGGCGCTGGGAATGGAACCCGCTCATAAGGCCAACGTTGACGACTGGGAAACCATGATCGATACCAACAACAAAGGTCTGATTTATATGACCCGTGCCGTACTGCCTGGCATGGTGGAACGTAATCGCGGTCATATAATCAATATCGGATCTACTGCCGGTAGCTGGCCATACGCTGGGGGCAACGTTTACGGCGCAACCAAAGCATTTGTTCGCCAGTTTAGCCTGAACTTACGTACGGATTTACACGGAACAGCGGTACGCGTTACCGATATTGAACCGGGACTGGTTGGCGGCACAGAGTTTTCTAATGTGCGTTTCAAAGGCGATGATGATAAAGCTGGCAAAACCTACGAAAACACCACTGCGCTGACACCAGAAGATGTCACTGAAGCGGTTTGGTGGGTGGCTTCACTGCCTGAGCATGTCAACATTAACACCCTCGAAATGATGCCTGTCACACAGTCTTTTGCAGGCCTTAGCGTCCACCGGCGTTAATTTGTATACCCGGCCTCGTGCCGGGTATAGCTCGCAGAAAATAAGTGATAAAATGGTCGGGTTAACTCTCTAAAAAGTAAGAATGAATGACCGCAGAAACGCAGCTCAATCCAACACAGCCAGTAAATCAGCAGATTTACCGCATTCTTCGACGCGACATCGTGCAGTGCCTGATTGCGCCCGGTACGCCGCTTTCGGAGAAAGAGGTTTCCGTTCGCTTTGATGTGTCGCGCCAGCCGGTGCGGGAAGCATTCATCAAACTGGCCGAGAACGGTCTGATTCAGATCCGTCCGCAGCGTGGCAGCTATGTGAATAAGATTTCGCTGTCACAGGTTAAAAATGGCTGTTTTGTTCGACAAGCGATTGAGTGCGCCGTTGCCCGCCGCGCGGCAGCGATGATCACAGACAAACAGTGTTATCAGCTCGAACAAAATCTGCATCAGCAACGCATCGCTAT is a window of Citrobacter sp. Marseille-Q6884 DNA encoding:
- the urtD gene encoding urea ABC transporter ATP-binding protein UrtD, with product MLPDEGLFTRQMPGDRFRHQTDPVLQLENINVSFDGFQALTDLTLNIGVGELRCIIGPNGAGKTTLMDVITGKTKPQSGRAIYDQRTDLTSLDSIAIARQGIGRKFQKPTVFEALTVFENLELAMKNDKSVWGTLRSRLTGEQRDRIDEMLMLLRLGSERHRCAGLLSHGQKQFLEIGMLLVQEPHLLLLDEPAAGMTDAETEYTAELFLTLTGKHSLMVVEHDMGFVETIADHVTVLHQGRVLAEGSLRDVQANELVIDVYLGR
- the ydeE gene encoding efflux MFS transporter YdeE gives rise to the protein MNTTLRRSTLALLASSLLLTIGRGATLPFMTIYLNRQYGLSVDLIGYAMTVALTIGVVFSLGFGILADKFDKKRYMLLAICGFASGFIAIPLVHNVMVVVLLFALINCAYSVFATVLKAWFADNLSATNKTKIFSLNYTVLNIGWTVGPPLGTLLVMQSINLPFWLAAVCSAFPLVFIQTWVRRSVVPAEGLNATVWSPSILLRDKALCWFTLSAFLASFVGGAFASCISQYVMVVADSRFAEQVVAVVLPVNAAMVVTLQYVIGRRLTTANIRPLMAGGTLFFVLGLVGFIFSGNSLLLWGISAAFFTVGEIIYAPGEYMLIDNIAPAGMKASYFSAQSLGWLGAAVNPLASGIILTTLPSWSLFVVLIVAIILAWAMMLKGMRVKPWDQPAVC
- the urtC gene encoding urea ABC transporter permease subunit UrtC; this translates as MTMPMTLTLARKAPHVTRWLGLSLLLALIILPFLALLPADHPLAVSVWMLTLIGKILCYAIVAVALDLVWGYAGMLSLGHGIFFALGGYAMGMYLMRQAAGDGLPAFMSFLSWSELPWFWWGTQHFLWAMLLVVLVPGLLALAFGYFAFRSKIKGVYFSIMTQALTFAAMLLFFRNETGFGGNNGFTGFTTLLGFPVSATSTRIGLFLATVMLLVVALWLGFALARSKFGRILTAVRDAENRLAFCGYDPKGFKLLVWTLSAVLCGLAGALYVPQVGIINPSEMSPTNSIEAAIWVALGGRGTLIGPVFGALLVNGAKSWFTVIMPEYWQLFLGLIFIGVTLFLPRGVMGLFRKGEK
- the urtE gene encoding urea ABC transporter ATP-binding subunit UrtE, with amino-acid sequence MLSVNDLNQYYGGSHILRGVSFEARIGEVTCLLGRNGVGKTTLLKCLMGLIPTRTGSVIWQGKNITQRKPHQRVQAGVAYVPQGREIFPRLTVEENLLLGLSRFPAHQASSVPEEIYTLFPVLKEMKYRRGGDLSGGQQQQLAIGRALASRPQLLILDEPTEGIQPSVIKEIGVVISQLAQRGDMAILLVEQFYDFAEQLADRYLLMSRGSIIQRGLGENMQAEGVRGLVAI
- the eamA gene encoding O-acetylserine/cysteine exporter — translated: MSRKDGLLALLVVVVWGLNFVVIKVGLHNMPPLMLAGLRFLLVAFPAIFFVARPKIPLSLLLGYGLTISFGQFAFLFSAINVGMPAGLASLVLQAQAFFTIVLGAFAFGERLQGKQLVGIALAVFGVLVLIEASLNGQHVGMLGFMLTLAAALSWACGNIFNKKIMQHTSRPAVMSLVVWSALIPIIPFFLASLILDGPTRIGQSLVTIDMTTILSLFYLAFVATIVGYGIWGSLLGRYETWRVAPLSLLVPVVGVASAAVLLDETLSGLQLIGALLIMAGLYINVFGFRLRKIVQMRG